Genomic window (Oncorhynchus mykiss isolate Arlee chromosome 21, USDA_OmykA_1.1, whole genome shotgun sequence):
aacgatgagacagcctatagggaggaggtcagagacctggccgtgtgatgccaggacaacaacctctccctcaacgtgatcaagacaaaggagatgattgtggactacaggaaaaagaggatcgagcacgcccccattctcatcgacggggctaagaccttcaagttccttggtgtccacatctccaacaaactatcatggtccaaacacactaagacagtcatgaagagagcacgacaaaatctattccccctcaggagactaaaaagatttggcatgggtcctcaaatcctcaaaagattctacagctgcaccatcgagagcatcctgactggttccatcactgcctggtatggcaactgcccggcctccgaccgcaaggcactacagggggttgtgcgtactgcccagtacatcactggggccaagcttcctgccacctaggacctctataccaggcggtgtcggaggatggccctaaaaattgtcaaagaccccagccatagactgttctccttGCTACAGCACGGCctaggtaccggagcgccaagtctaggtccaaaaggcttcttaacagattctacccccaagccataagactcctgaacagcaaatcaaagggctacccagaccccttttttacactgctgctactatctGTTCATTATcagtgcatagtcactttaactctacctacatgtacatattacctcaattaccttgactaaccgatGCCCCcgcacacattgactctgtaccggtaccccctgtatatagcctcactattgttattttacttctgctgtttaattatttgtaattTGAATTTCCATTTTTTACTACCCACTTATTTTTACTTAACTTCTCaaagccttgttggttaagggcttgtaagtgagcatGTGACAATTCAAATGTGATTtgtgggaacaccttcaagactgttggaaaagcattcctcgtgtagctggttgggagaataccaagagtgtgcaaagctgtcatcaaggcaaagagtggctactttgaagaataacaAATATATGTAACATGTTCGACCACACAATCCCGCACAGTAGGTGGTGGTATGCACAAACAAAATGTGCGTCGTGATACCAAAGAAGAATCACAAACACGTGGTGTGAATTTTGGACCAATCAGCATTTGGGATTTATTAGCGCACGTTAAATCTTGCGTTTGTCCACATTGTCATTTGTGTACGTCATTTATTTTTAGCTACACATTTCTGAttattgcaacaacaaaaacataagaTCCGTTTTAACACAATTCACAGGCTCACTGAAAACAATTGAGGACTGcagacaaaaatataaatattgtaaGACGTGGACGAAGTTGGTATTTGTATTAACCGCTGAGCCTGCAGTGCAAGCAGGCTAACTAACCTGAAGCGTAGCTGAAGCCTAGCTTCTCTAAACGGCATTATTCACAGGAAAATCTGCATCTGTTCAGCaactacaaaaataaaaatgactTCAGCCTCAACGAAGGTAGGTTATTCTCACGTTTTGATTTTAGCCGTATATTTTGCTGTTAGCTAGGTCCTGCACAAATCTAGCTCATGTTAGCTACCTAACGTCGTCAGCTAACAAGCGAATTCGAATGGCAGCCATGTAACCGCTATTTAAGCTCACATGGGTTATTCCAAAGATACATTTGCATTTTACTGTCTTTCCTATACCAGGCAACTGAACTTTTtgaaggaagaaaaaaaacattattcgTGTTATAAGTCAAGCACCCAGGACGTGGCTGAATGTTGTCAATGTCATGCATGAACTTTTCTCACTTCCATGTGTACTTACTTTGTATGGAAGCTACCACACGAAGGCGCTGTCTGCATGAAGGAAAACCCCTCATTAATGATCTCTTAAAATAAAGATTACGGCATTGCAACCGTACAAAACACCAATGCTGGATAAAATGGACTAATCCTGTTTTGATATTATTCCAACAAATCAATCTTTGTCACATgcgtagaccttaccgtgaaatgcttacacgCCCTTAACCAactgtgcagttcaagaagagctAAGAAAACAAACTAAAGTAACAAcaaaacaataacgaggctgctatatacagggggtaccggtactgagtcagtgtgtgggggttagttgaggtaatttgtacatgtaggtaggtaggtaggtaggtaggggtgaagtgactatgcatagataaacagtgagtagcagcattGTACAAAacaatttgattaattgttcagtagttttatggcttggggggtagaagctgttaaggagcttttTTGTTCtggacttggtgctctggtatcGCTTGACGTGCGGTGGCAGAGAAAAGTctgtgactggagtctgacaattttatgggctttcctctgacaccgcctattatataggtcctggatgtacTGGGTCatatgatgtactgggccatatgcactaccctctagggccttgcggtcagatgccaagcagttgccataccaggcggtgatgcaaccggtcaggatgctctcaatggtacagtcaaaaggttctacagctggggactcatgccaaatctatTCAGTCGCCTGAGGGGGAAAACGTTTTGTTGttccctcttcaagactgtcttggtgtgtttggactaggggttgaccaattatgatttttcaacaccaataccgattattggaggaccaaaacagccgataccgattaatcggccaattaaaaaaaatatgtttatattttttttaattaaaattttaaacatttatttgtaataatgacaattacaacaatactgaattaacacttattttaacttaatataatacatcaataaaatcaatttagcctcaagtagataatgaaacatgttcaatttggtttaaataattcaaaaacaaagtgttggagaagaacgtaaaagtgcatagtgtgttactgatggtagttattacttattttccaacataatttgcaaataaatgcattaaaaatcctacaatgtgattttctgactttttttttctcattttgtctgtcatagttgaagtgtacctatgatgaaaattacaggcctcatctttttaagtgggagaacttgcacaattggtggctgactaaatacttttttgcctcactgtatgcttgtatgctcagtcagattatatgcaacacaggacacgctagataatatctagtaatatcatcaaccatgtgtagttaactagtgattatgattgattgttttttataagatgagtttaatgctagctagcaacttaccttggcttactgcatttgcgtaacaggcctccttgtggagtgcaatgagagaggcaggtcgttattgtgttggactagttaactgtaaggttgcaagattggatcccccgagctgacaaggttaacccaccgttcctaggccgtcattgaaaataagaatgtgttcttaactgacttgcctattgttatgaaaacttgaaatcggccctaattaatcggccattccgattaatcagtcgacctcagTTGGTATGCGCATGGATTGAgtgcacatcctggtaatccgtctggccccacggATTTGTGAATCTTGACCTGTTTTTAACGGTTTTGcacacatcggctaccgagagcgttatcacacaggtGCACtctgcatgcttcagtgttgctggCCTCGACGCAAGGATAagacatttagctcgtctggtacaCTGGGctgctcgcgtctgggtttccctttgtagtccgtaaaaGTTTTCAACAAGGCATTGCCTTGTAATACAGTTgatcatacagtgcatttgggtttctttacagccttattctaaaattgattaaataaaatcaatctacacacaacccaTAATGATACAGcgttaagtaaaaaaatatataaaaaatgtttaaaagcaAATTAATGTTTAAACCCATTTTATTTACATAGGTAATCAGACCCttagctatgagactcgaaattgacctcaggtgcatcctgtttccattgatcatccttgggatgtttctacaacttgattgatgtccacctgtggtaaattcaattgattggacatgatttggaaaggcacacacccgtctatataagatcccacagttgaccgtgcatgtcagagaagaaaccaagccatgagttcgaaggaattgtctgtagagctcaaagacaggattgtgttggcacagatctggggaatggtactctaacatttctgcagcattgaaggtccccatgaacacagtggcctccattcttaaatggaaataGTTTGGATCTACCAGGCCTTTGttaagagtggccagacggaagccactcttcagtaaaaggcacaacagcccgcttggagtttgccaaaaggcacctaaaggactctcagaccatgagaaaccggattctctggtctgatgattgaactatttggcctgaatcccaagcgtcacgtctgaaggagacctggcaccatccctacggtgaatcacggtggtggcagcatcatgctgtggggatgtttctcagcggcagggactgggagactagtcgggatcgagggaaagattaacagagcaaagtacagagagatccttgatgaaaacctgctcaggacctctgactggggtgacggttcacctttcaacaggacaacaaccctaagcacacagcgaagacgcagaagtggcttctggacaagtctctgaatgtccttcagtgaaccagccagagcccggacttgaacccaaacatctctggagagtcctgaaaatagctgtgcagcaacactcaccatccaacctgacagtgcttgagaggatctgcaaagaagaatgggataaactcgactacagcttgtagcgtcaaacccaagaagactcggctgtaatcgctgccaaaggtgctttactAAAGTACTgtgtgaagggtctgaatacgtatgtaaatgttattattaaaaaataaaatgtctaatcctgtctttgctttgtcattatggggtattgtgtgtacaatGAGGAATAAGgctaacgtaacaatgtggaaagaCCTTAGCTACTGTCTCAAAAGAAAATAGGATAATTCAAAGGTATTGATTTATGTGTTTTCTGCTTTAATTTTCAAGGTTGGGGAGATCTTCTCAGCAGCAGGAGCTGCTTTCACCAAGTTAGGGGAGCTGACCATGCAACTGCACCCCGTAGCTGACTCCAGTCCCGCAGGGTGAGAATACACACACCAAGTTACAGATAGAGATAAATATCTGAATCGATTATGTAGAGTTCTAAAATCAGACTAAACTTGGAAGTCTACTGATCATGACTTTAATTTCTGGGCTTGTGTCACTTGTAGCACACTGTACACATTACAATGATATGTGCTCCATCTTGAATATCCCTGCCAAGAAGTCATTCTGAGGAAACGCTGTTGCGTCATTATTACCAGAAAGCACTCGTCACCCGCCCACGCCATGTCCACTCTCTTTTCGTCTCTGGCCGCGTTCAAGGACATCAATCGCTGATCACCAACTGACCAGACTAATCTACAAATTCATAATGTGTCATTATTTAGGACGCTAGGTCATTTGTAGATCTGTGCAACTGCAATGTAGTCTAGTGGATCTGAAACGCCCTGTGTGTCGTTGCAGAGCTAAGTGGACGGACACTGAGATTGGGCAGCTGAGATCGGCCGTGGTGAGGTTTGGTGATGACCTGAACTCCCTCAGCACTGTTATCAAGGAACGCACCGTGTAAGGCACCCCCCCCGGTCTCTTTTCATTCCTAATGGCCCTCTATCATTGTAGTCCTTCACCCGGTCTTGGTCTCTTACCCCTTGTATCTCTCTACTTCGCTCCATTCGCGTCTGGGTGACGTGTCCAATGAGATGTTTTCAGAGGTAGCTCTAAAGCAATAGAAAGATAGTCTATCAGTGACACAAGCCCTGATGAGCTAAACCATCACTAGATCTAAAATATCGCATTCAGATCTATTTACTCACACATGCATTGTACTATCCACCTGCTAGTGCTAAAGATCTATCAATTCATGATggtttacttaaaaaaaaaaaaattgacaggTTACTGGTTTAATTACCACCGCTAACCTCATCCTACCTTGTCTCTTTCCAAAGGGTCCAGATTAAAAGTACAGTGAAGAGGAAGCTCTATGACGAGACTGGGATGCCCATTTCCACCGACTCCCCAAAAAAGACCGCCAAGAAGACTGCTGTTACCATGGCCACCACGGCAACCCCAACTGTCATTGCTGTGCCGACCTCACAGGTTGTCATGAAGGCAGGTGTCCAGGGAAATGTGACTCTGGCCATTCCCACCATGAAGAAACAGAAGTCTGCAGGTGAGTGGGGATGGATGAAGGAAGGAATCAATCAATACATTTTGTAGTTGCCATCTTGGTAATGATTTCTAATCAGTCCCAccttcagctttttttttttacctcaataTTGAAAGGATTATTTCTCAACAAAATATGTGCAATGCAATTAGACAAGTCCTTGCAGATCAAATTGAATAGTTTTAACTGTGAATATGTAGTCTGTCTATATTTCAAACAATAGGATAAAGAAAAATACTTAGCTCTTCCTGCCTGTGTGTTCCAGCAGATGTGACTCTGAGTGCTCTGAATGACTCTGACGTCAACTCTGACCTGGTAGACATAGAGGGACTGGGAGAGGGATCCAACTCCAAGAAACTCAACTTCGATCAGGGTGAGAGAGAACGGGCTTATTTTGACTACTATCTAGTGATAATGCACAGCCTTTGCTATTGCCCGAATGAGGGGAAACCAATAATTATTGGTCTTCAAGACAGGAAtcaagaactctccgggaagaagaaaggtgggggtgtatgtttcatgatcaaacactcatggtgtgattgtgattaacatacagaaactaaagtccttttgttcacccgacctagaatactacaatcaaatgccgaccgtattacctcccaagagaattctcttctgTCATAATCACAGccctgtatattccccctcaagctgatGCCACAATGGTCCTAAAataactacactggactttatgcaaactggaaactatatttattgtagctggtgattttaacaaagcaaattttagGAAAACGCTGGTCAAACTtgggtagcgttttcctcaaatttgctaaCACATTGACCATTGACTGCAGTATTTG
Coding sequences:
- the zgc:92664 gene encoding chromatin complexes subunit BAP18 isoform X1 — translated: MTSASTKVGEIFSAAGAAFTKLGELTMQLHPVADSSPAGAKWTDTEIGQLRSAVVRFGDDLNSLSTVIKERTVVQIKSTVKRKLYDETGMPISTDSPKKTAKKTAVTMATTATPTVIAVPTSQVVMKAGVQGNVTLAIPTMKKQKSAADVTLSALNDSDVNSDLVDIEGLGEGSNSKKLNFDQDNLNLDSSFIMNS
- the zgc:92664 gene encoding chromatin complexes subunit BAP18 isoform X2 translates to MTSASTKVGEIFSAAGAAFTKLGELTMQLHPVADSSPAGAKWTDTEIGQLRSAVVRFGDDLNSLSTVIKERTVVQIKSTVKRKLYDETGMPISTDSPKKTAKKTAVTMATTATPTVIAVPTSQVVMKAGVQGNVTLAIPTMKKQKSADVTLSALNDSDVNSDLVDIEGLGEGSNSKKLNFDQDNLNLDSSFIMNS
- the zgc:92664 gene encoding chromatin complexes subunit BAP18 isoform X6, whose product is MTSASTKVGEIFSAAGAAFTKLGELTMQLHPVADSSPAGAKWTDTEIGQLRSAVVRFGDDLNSLSTVIKERTVVQIKSTVKRKLYDETGMPISTDSPKKTAKKTAVTMATTATPTVIAVPTSQVVMKAGVQGNVTLAIPTMKKQKSADNLNLDSSFIMNS
- the zgc:92664 gene encoding chromatin complexes subunit BAP18 isoform X5, whose translation is MTSASTKVGEIFSAAGAAFTKLGELTMQLHPVADSSPAGVQIKSTVKRKLYDETGMPISTDSPKKTAKKTAVTMATTATPTVIAVPTSQVVMKAGVQGNVTLAIPTMKKQKSADVTLSALNDSDVNSDLVDIEGLGEGSNSKKLNFDQDNLNLDSSFIMNS
- the zgc:92664 gene encoding chromatin complexes subunit BAP18 isoform X3 → MTSASTKVGEIFSAAGAAFTKLGELTMQLHPVADSSPAGAKWTDTEIGQLRSAVVRFGDDLNSLSTVIKERTVVQIKSTVKRKLYDETGMPISTDSPKKTAKKTAVTMATTATPTVIAVPTSQVVMKAGVQGNVTLAIPTMKKQKSAADVTLSALNDSDVNSDLVDIEGLGEGSNSKKLNFDQGRNSSKKYPC
- the zgc:92664 gene encoding chromatin complexes subunit BAP18 isoform X4, with amino-acid sequence MTSASTKVGEIFSAAGAAFTKLGELTMQLHPVADSSPAGAKWTDTEIGQLRSAVVRFGDDLNSLSTVIKERTVVQIKSTVKRKLYDETGMPISTDSPKKTAKKTAVTMATTATPTVIAVPTSQVVMKAGVQGNVTLAIPTMKKQKSADVTLSALNDSDVNSDLVDIEGLGEGSNSKKLNFDQGRNSSKKYPC